The proteins below come from a single Microbacterium sp. SLBN-154 genomic window:
- a CDS encoding NPCBM/NEW2 domain-containing protein encodes MMSSDIGTRKTGSPLRRGRLRRILSTATAGALTLAGLALVGTLPSATAALGDLPPGFVDEPVVSGLPYPSAIAFTPQDDMFIALKGGVVRVAGPDGLDPEPFIDISARVHDNDDRGLLGLAIHPDFPAEPYVYLLYTYDPPGVVPDQGWPIPGRVSRLERFTADAAAGYTRAVPDSGVVLLGTASTRENIGNEDDGRDTSRVSCMTGGTLGGEPIRDCLGSDENSHTIGTVAFAPDGSLFVTNGDGANYNGPDPRAILAQNLDSLSGKVLRIDPVTGGGLPDNPYFRADDPGANRSKVWSSGLRNPFRMAVHPETGAAWVGDVGWGTWEEINTGKGANFGWPCYEGGLAAGSEGLSTVSRRQDTYAATTSTAAACDAVYDEGLEAVTAPVYTYDHSEGGAAANAGAFYEGEAYPEAYHGALFIADYNRRWIRAVHFDAQGAANNVSQFGVDTGAGSGPVQVVAGPDTNIYWVKYASAGGEVRRIRYVDADAPPVAIATASTTSGVAPLEVAFSSRPSYDAGGTPLRVAWDFGDGSPVSTDPEPTHVFADPGAYDVRLTVTQDRPGGLSSTTTTRVTAGNDPPLAEVDPLLPSPYAIGDELVFLGRASTPDGPMPTTGHRWEVRQWHNQHSHFGTPSWAIDPADPNATTGVVRVDEHGDDTFYEVCLTATSPSGLTDVSCEAATPDRLPYTVETEPAGLGVIYEDEGLRIDGPATIRPIRGSTQTLTAPLVQARRTFAGWSDGVAESSRTFVAGEGASTFRAVYENLAPTVAIELPGVASGPAPVTVEAVARASDPEGDILTYEWFFDGVPIGTDATLVTTVTQPGSHTLRVVATDSLGATGQAETTLVIDEPTGGGDEVWLSQLPLRDVSNGWGPVEIDATNGEDAAGDGAPIVLAGIGYPSGLGVHAASSVTVDVPEGCTRFVSAVGVDDTVGTNGSVTFEVRGAQGALVTSDILTGGGGTGTVDVDVTAEASLTLVVTDAGDNTWWDHAVWAGARFVCDGAEPTPTPTPTVSETGTPTPNPTPPPEPTEVWVSELPLTDAANGWGPIELDTTNGEDAAGDGAPIVVDGVAHERGLGVHAASTVAVAVPAGCTRFRSTIGVDDTVGVNGSVVFEVLADGEALYTSTVLTGAGGAAQVDLDVADAASLSLRVGDAGDNTWWDHAVWASARFSCRGSGGGPTPTASPTPTVTPTPTVTPTPTVTPTPTPTPTEGDVWVSELPLRDETNGWGPVELDTTNGEDAAGDGAPITLGGTAYESGLGVHAASAVTIDVPAGCTRLVSAIGIDDTVGTNGSVVFTVRDGSGTALFTSDTLVGGAPGAADVDISGHDALVLEVSDAGDNTWWDHAVWAGAQLRCGDGSGTPSPTPTPTPTPTETPTPTPTPTPTETETPTPTPTPTPTPTPTGPFTTAASVPTGPFTHSVSAADLNGDGTLDVAAAVAGANAVTVAFGNGDGSFGGVTSYPTGAGTFPKYVAVSDLDGDGIDDLVTANQDSPAGEDVTVFRGTGGGGFSAVGTFEACDRTHEVEVADVTGDGIGDVVAACWGGDVMAVLPGDGTGALGAPTFFPAGNAGHSLSASDFDGDGDTDVAVAAYGSNRVMVLLGDGVGGFAPPTEYWSGLGPHNLQLGDVTGDGVDDLVVTAELSDAIGVLRGRGDGTFAETEFHAVGPRPKASVLADMNGDGIVDIVSANTHGNYPSGSTPTSVTLLRGTGGGGFAAGESVPVSLTPFAVAAGDLNGDGRRDLLTANWHSGDVAVLLGVP; translated from the coding sequence ATGATGTCATCCGATATCGGCACGCGGAAGACCGGCTCACCTCTGCGTCGAGGTCGACTGCGCCGCATCCTCTCCACTGCGACCGCAGGAGCGCTGACCCTCGCCGGACTCGCCCTGGTGGGGACGCTTCCCTCGGCGACGGCTGCTCTCGGCGACCTGCCGCCCGGCTTCGTCGATGAGCCCGTCGTCTCCGGCCTCCCCTACCCCTCGGCGATCGCGTTCACCCCGCAGGACGACATGTTCATCGCCCTGAAAGGCGGAGTCGTGCGGGTGGCGGGTCCTGACGGGCTCGACCCCGAACCCTTCATCGACATCTCCGCGCGCGTGCACGACAACGACGACCGCGGTCTGCTCGGGCTCGCCATCCACCCCGACTTCCCCGCCGAGCCGTACGTGTACCTGCTCTACACCTACGACCCGCCCGGGGTCGTGCCCGACCAGGGGTGGCCGATCCCCGGGCGGGTGAGCCGCCTCGAGCGCTTCACCGCCGATGCGGCCGCCGGCTACACCCGCGCCGTTCCCGATTCGGGGGTCGTGCTGCTCGGCACCGCGAGCACCCGCGAGAACATCGGGAACGAGGATGACGGCCGCGACACCTCACGGGTGTCGTGCATGACCGGCGGCACACTCGGCGGCGAGCCGATCCGCGACTGCCTCGGGTCGGATGAGAACTCTCACACCATCGGCACTGTCGCCTTCGCCCCCGACGGCTCGCTGTTCGTCACCAACGGCGACGGCGCGAACTACAACGGCCCCGATCCGCGGGCGATCCTCGCGCAGAACCTCGACTCGCTCTCGGGCAAGGTGCTGCGTATCGATCCGGTCACCGGCGGGGGCCTCCCCGACAACCCCTACTTCCGCGCGGATGATCCGGGGGCGAACCGCTCGAAGGTGTGGTCATCGGGACTTCGGAATCCGTTCCGGATGGCCGTCCACCCCGAGACCGGCGCGGCCTGGGTCGGGGATGTCGGCTGGGGCACGTGGGAGGAGATCAACACCGGGAAAGGGGCGAACTTCGGCTGGCCCTGCTACGAGGGCGGGCTGGCCGCCGGGTCGGAGGGCTTGTCGACGGTGAGCCGTCGACAGGACACCTATGCCGCCACGACGAGTACCGCGGCAGCGTGCGACGCGGTGTACGACGAGGGGCTCGAGGCAGTGACCGCCCCTGTGTACACCTACGACCACTCCGAGGGCGGCGCGGCCGCGAACGCCGGGGCGTTCTACGAGGGCGAGGCGTATCCCGAGGCGTACCACGGCGCGCTGTTCATCGCCGACTACAACCGCCGGTGGATCCGTGCGGTGCACTTCGACGCCCAGGGGGCCGCGAACAACGTCTCGCAGTTCGGGGTCGACACCGGAGCCGGCTCCGGCCCGGTGCAGGTCGTCGCGGGGCCGGACACCAACATCTACTGGGTGAAGTACGCCAGCGCGGGCGGCGAAGTCCGTCGCATCCGATACGTGGATGCGGATGCGCCGCCGGTGGCGATCGCGACCGCCTCGACCACCTCCGGGGTCGCACCGCTGGAGGTTGCCTTCTCGTCCCGGCCGTCGTACGACGCCGGCGGTACGCCGCTGCGCGTCGCGTGGGACTTCGGCGACGGCTCCCCGGTGTCGACCGATCCCGAGCCGACGCATGTCTTCGCCGACCCCGGCGCCTACGACGTGCGCCTGACCGTCACGCAGGACCGGCCGGGCGGGCTGTCGTCGACCACGACCACGCGCGTGACCGCCGGCAATGACCCACCACTTGCGGAGGTGGATCCCCTCCTGCCGTCGCCATACGCGATCGGCGATGAGCTCGTGTTCCTTGGGCGCGCGTCGACACCCGACGGCCCGATGCCCACCACCGGGCACCGCTGGGAGGTGCGCCAGTGGCACAACCAGCACAGCCACTTCGGAACCCCCTCGTGGGCGATCGACCCGGCCGATCCGAACGCGACGACCGGGGTCGTGAGGGTCGACGAGCACGGTGACGACACCTTCTACGAGGTGTGCCTGACCGCTACCTCGCCCTCAGGACTCACCGACGTCAGCTGCGAAGCAGCGACGCCCGATCGCCTCCCCTACACCGTCGAGACCGAGCCGGCGGGGCTCGGGGTCATCTACGAAGACGAGGGTCTGCGCATCGACGGGCCCGCCACCATCCGTCCGATCCGCGGGTCGACCCAGACCCTGACCGCTCCCCTCGTGCAGGCGCGCCGCACCTTCGCCGGGTGGTCTGACGGCGTCGCCGAGTCCTCCCGGACGTTCGTCGCCGGCGAGGGCGCCTCGACCTTCCGCGCGGTGTACGAAAACCTTGCGCCGACCGTGGCGATCGAGCTTCCCGGCGTCGCGTCGGGTCCGGCACCGGTGACCGTCGAAGCGGTGGCCCGCGCGAGCGACCCCGAGGGCGACATCCTCACCTACGAGTGGTTCTTCGACGGCGTCCCCATCGGCACCGATGCGACGCTTGTGACCACCGTCACCCAGCCGGGCTCGCACACGCTCCGCGTCGTCGCCACCGACTCGCTCGGTGCGACAGGCCAAGCCGAGACGACGCTCGTCATCGATGAGCCCACCGGCGGCGGCGACGAGGTGTGGCTGTCGCAGCTGCCCCTGCGCGATGTGTCCAACGGCTGGGGACCGGTCGAGATCGACGCGACGAACGGAGAGGATGCCGCCGGCGACGGCGCGCCCATCGTGCTCGCCGGCATCGGGTACCCCTCCGGTCTCGGTGTGCACGCGGCTTCTTCGGTCACCGTCGATGTTCCGGAGGGCTGCACGAGGTTCGTCAGCGCCGTCGGCGTCGACGACACCGTCGGGACGAACGGATCGGTGACCTTCGAGGTGCGGGGCGCGCAGGGCGCGCTCGTCACCTCCGACATCCTCACCGGCGGGGGCGGGACGGGAACAGTGGACGTGGATGTCACCGCCGAGGCCTCCCTCACCCTCGTCGTCACCGACGCCGGCGACAACACCTGGTGGGACCACGCCGTCTGGGCGGGGGCGCGGTTCGTCTGCGACGGCGCCGAACCGACCCCGACCCCGACCCCGACGGTTTCCGAGACCGGGACTCCGACACCCAACCCGACTCCTCCGCCGGAGCCGACGGAGGTGTGGGTGTCGGAGCTCCCGCTCACCGATGCCGCCAACGGATGGGGACCGATCGAACTCGACACCACCAACGGCGAGGATGCGGCCGGAGACGGGGCGCCCATCGTCGTCGACGGCGTCGCGCACGAGCGCGGCCTGGGTGTCCACGCCGCCTCGACGGTCGCGGTCGCAGTGCCCGCAGGCTGCACCCGCTTCCGGTCCACCATCGGCGTCGACGACACCGTCGGGGTCAACGGGTCGGTCGTGTTCGAGGTGCTCGCCGACGGCGAGGCCCTTTACACCTCCACGGTGCTGACCGGTGCGGGCGGAGCCGCGCAGGTCGACCTCGACGTCGCCGACGCGGCATCCCTCTCTCTGCGCGTGGGAGACGCCGGCGACAACACGTGGTGGGACCACGCCGTCTGGGCGAGCGCGCGATTCTCCTGCCGGGGATCCGGCGGCGGTCCGACGCCGACGGCTTCCCCGACACCCACGGTCACGCCGACACCCACGGTCACGCCCACACCCACGGTCACGCCGACACCCACCCCCACCCCGACCGAGGGCGACGTGTGGGTGTCTGAGCTGCCGCTGCGCGACGAGACCAACGGGTGGGGGCCGGTCGAACTCGACACCACCAACGGAGAGGATGCCGCCGGCGACGGCGCGCCGATCACGCTCGGCGGAACCGCGTACGAATCCGGGCTCGGCGTGCATGCCGCGTCGGCGGTGACGATCGACGTGCCCGCCGGATGCACCCGACTGGTCAGTGCCATCGGCATCGACGACACCGTGGGCACGAACGGGTCGGTGGTCTTCACCGTCCGCGACGGAAGCGGAACGGCGCTGTTCACCTCCGACACGCTCGTGGGCGGTGCGCCGGGGGCGGCCGACGTGGACATCTCGGGCCACGACGCCCTCGTGCTCGAGGTCTCGGACGCCGGCGACAACACGTGGTGGGACCACGCGGTCTGGGCCGGGGCGCAGCTGCGATGCGGCGACGGATCGGGAACGCCCAGCCCGACACCCACGCCGACACCCACACCGACGGAGACACCCACACCCACACCCACACCGACCCCGACCGAAACGGAGACGCCGACACCGACACCGACACCGACACCGACGCCGACGCCGACCGGACCGTTCACCACAGCGGCATCCGTCCCGACCGGACCCTTCACCCACTCGGTGAGCGCAGCCGATCTCAACGGCGACGGCACCCTTGACGTCGCTGCCGCGGTGGCCGGGGCGAACGCCGTGACGGTGGCGTTCGGCAACGGTGACGGGTCCTTCGGCGGGGTGACGTCGTACCCGACGGGGGCGGGGACGTTCCCCAAGTACGTCGCCGTGTCCGATCTCGATGGTGACGGCATCGACGACCTCGTCACCGCGAATCAGGATTCGCCCGCGGGCGAAGATGTCACGGTCTTCCGCGGCACCGGGGGCGGCGGATTCTCGGCGGTCGGCACCTTCGAGGCGTGCGATCGCACCCACGAGGTCGAGGTCGCGGATGTGACGGGGGACGGGATCGGCGATGTGGTCGCCGCCTGCTGGGGCGGGGATGTGATGGCGGTGCTTCCGGGCGACGGAACGGGCGCCCTCGGCGCCCCGACGTTCTTCCCGGCGGGTAACGCCGGACACTCGCTCTCGGCGTCCGACTTCGACGGCGACGGCGATACGGATGTCGCCGTGGCCGCCTACGGATCCAACCGGGTGATGGTGCTCCTCGGCGACGGAGTCGGTGGATTCGCGCCGCCGACGGAGTACTGGTCGGGGCTCGGGCCGCACAACCTGCAGCTGGGTGACGTCACCGGCGACGGTGTCGACGATCTGGTCGTCACCGCCGAGCTCTCCGATGCGATCGGGGTGCTCCGCGGCCGCGGAGACGGCACCTTCGCGGAGACCGAGTTCCACGCCGTCGGGCCGCGCCCGAAGGCATCAGTCCTCGCCGACATGAACGGCGACGGCATCGTCGACATCGTCTCGGCCAACACCCACGGCAACTATCCGAGCGGCTCGACTCCCACCAGTGTGACGCTGCTGCGCGGAACCGGGGGCGGCGGCTTCGCCGCCGGGGAGTCCGTGCCGGTCTCGCTGACACCGTTCGCGGTGGCCGCGGGAGACCTCAACGGCGACGGCCGGCGCGACCTGCTGACGGCGAACTGGCACTCCGGAGACGTGGCGGTGCTTCTCGGCGTTCCCTGA
- a CDS encoding glycosyltransferase, whose product MRILHIDLATAVSPLDGIGAVVATLCDAQRAAGHDVDVLDATWRGRAGLPATAISVIRTLRRQRPSVVHLHSVYRPLHAVAAAACRMTGIPYVVSPHSGLAPAGRARARVRKAVWIALVERTALQHAARVVCLSAIEERDVRTLVARARTTIVHNPLPAHPGHTPRHTGSRSLTPIAVTLTRFDVYQKGLDRTAALARHLPEMRFVVHGDVDHNDPDGARRLISDAPANLRFLAPVFGDDKRRLLARADIYVQLSRWEGQSVAVMEAMAAGVPCVTSEAVAETLGPVGHDLVLAVPDAPAAAAEAVRAFLADRERRLRLSRHGGAWAREATDPVAITGRLDAVYTAAVGASRRRPATEGAR is encoded by the coding sequence ATGCGCATCCTGCACATCGATCTCGCCACCGCCGTCTCCCCTCTGGACGGCATCGGGGCGGTCGTGGCCACCCTGTGCGACGCGCAGCGTGCGGCCGGTCACGACGTCGACGTGCTCGATGCCACGTGGCGCGGGCGGGCGGGCCTTCCGGCCACGGCGATCAGTGTCATCCGCACTCTTCGCCGGCAGCGCCCGTCGGTCGTCCACCTGCATTCGGTGTACCGCCCGCTGCACGCCGTCGCGGCGGCGGCCTGTCGGATGACCGGGATTCCGTACGTCGTCTCGCCCCACTCCGGGCTCGCGCCGGCCGGGCGGGCGCGCGCCCGGGTACGCAAGGCGGTCTGGATCGCGCTCGTGGAGCGCACCGCGCTGCAGCACGCGGCCCGCGTGGTGTGCCTCTCCGCGATCGAGGAACGCGACGTCCGCACCCTGGTCGCGCGGGCACGGACCACCATCGTGCACAATCCCCTCCCCGCGCACCCCGGACACACCCCCCGGCACACCGGCAGCCGCTCCCTCACCCCGATCGCGGTGACCCTGACCCGCTTCGACGTGTATCAGAAGGGTCTTGATCGGACGGCAGCGCTCGCCCGCCACCTCCCCGAGATGCGTTTCGTGGTGCACGGCGACGTCGATCACAACGATCCGGATGGCGCGCGACGGCTCATCTCCGATGCCCCCGCCAATCTGAGATTCCTTGCTCCGGTCTTCGGCGACGACAAGCGTCGCCTGCTCGCCCGGGCCGACATCTACGTCCAGCTCTCCCGCTGGGAGGGCCAGTCGGTCGCGGTGATGGAGGCCATGGCGGCGGGAGTGCCCTGCGTGACGTCCGAGGCCGTGGCCGAGACCCTCGGCCCGGTCGGGCACGACCTCGTGCTCGCCGTCCCCGACGCGCCCGCAGCGGCGGCCGAGGCGGTGCGGGCTTTCCTGGCCGATCGGGAGCGGCGCCTGCGCCTGTCTCGGCACGGCGGAGCATGGGCGCGCGAAGCGACGGATCCCGTCGCGATCACAGGGCGGCTGGACGCCGTCTACACCGCCGCCGTCGGCGCGTCACGACGGCGACCTGCAACCGAAGGGGCGAGATGA
- a CDS encoding lipopolysaccharide biosynthesis protein, whose protein sequence is MIATHRTITERRGIAALIAREWADPALRGSHLMLVNTAVTAALGFAFWVVAARLLPVEAVGTGTATVAIVLTIAGLGQLNLYQSAGVLLARASGDGRAAAFRLWALAAGATLAVGAVVSAIVVTMDVLAVRTAIVPQTLPLLVTCAVAWTAFAVKDALLIARRRTALVPALNSGYAVLKIAALVGAVALLPATARPGEVPGGDAIVLATFAPIALVVPVAALVIALPRIAPPREPAVAVGTRRGDDARFLAADYIGVVALQSCTTLLPFIVFAWAGAEMAGVFAAAWAIVLVLDTLAHNAAVPLATELARTPERREELSHRVTARTLVVVAVGAAVLAIFAEPILALLGPTYAAQGAPVLQVFAAASILRAILILRLAGLRAARRTGRIALVEVTHAAAVLGIAAWAVPNGGALGMALAWAAGQVVALAVVIPLSGGRRGSTRAVTHGP, encoded by the coding sequence ATGATCGCCACGCACCGCACGATCACCGAGCGCCGCGGCATCGCGGCGCTGATCGCCCGAGAGTGGGCCGATCCGGCACTGCGGGGCAGCCACCTGATGCTCGTCAACACCGCGGTCACCGCTGCGCTGGGCTTCGCCTTCTGGGTCGTCGCCGCGCGCCTCCTGCCGGTGGAGGCGGTCGGGACGGGAACGGCCACGGTCGCCATCGTGCTGACGATCGCCGGCCTCGGCCAACTGAACCTCTACCAGTCGGCGGGCGTCCTCCTCGCCCGCGCGTCGGGAGACGGCCGCGCCGCGGCGTTCCGCCTGTGGGCTCTCGCCGCGGGCGCGACGCTCGCCGTCGGTGCGGTGGTGAGTGCGATCGTCGTGACGATGGACGTCCTCGCGGTTCGCACCGCGATCGTTCCGCAGACGCTCCCCCTCCTCGTGACCTGCGCGGTGGCCTGGACGGCGTTCGCCGTAAAGGACGCCCTTCTCATCGCCCGCCGTCGCACGGCGCTCGTCCCCGCGCTCAACAGCGGATACGCCGTGCTGAAGATCGCGGCGCTCGTCGGTGCGGTCGCTCTCCTGCCCGCGACGGCACGACCCGGCGAGGTCCCCGGCGGCGACGCCATCGTTCTCGCGACCTTCGCGCCGATCGCTCTCGTAGTCCCCGTGGCGGCCCTCGTGATCGCCCTCCCGCGGATCGCCCCGCCCCGGGAGCCGGCCGTCGCTGTCGGCACGCGGCGCGGCGACGATGCGCGCTTCCTCGCCGCGGACTACATCGGGGTCGTCGCGCTGCAGTCGTGCACGACGCTCCTGCCCTTCATCGTCTTCGCCTGGGCGGGCGCCGAGATGGCCGGCGTCTTCGCGGCGGCGTGGGCGATCGTGCTGGTGCTGGACACCCTCGCCCACAATGCCGCCGTCCCGCTCGCGACCGAGCTGGCCCGTACCCCCGAGCGCCGGGAGGAACTCTCGCACCGGGTGACCGCGCGCACCCTCGTCGTCGTCGCCGTCGGCGCCGCCGTCCTGGCGATCTTCGCGGAACCGATCCTCGCGCTCCTCGGTCCGACCTATGCCGCGCAGGGCGCACCGGTGCTGCAGGTCTTCGCCGCGGCATCCATCCTCCGCGCGATACTCATCCTGCGCCTGGCGGGGCTTCGCGCCGCACGGCGCACCGGACGGATCGCCCTGGTCGAGGTCACCCACGCGGCGGCGGTCCTCGGCATCGCCGCCTGGGCCGTGCCGAACGGCGGCGCGCTGGGCATGGCCCTCGCATGGGCGGCGGGACAGGTGGTCGCCCTCGCCGTGGTCATCCCCCTCTCCGGCGGACGCCGCGGATCGACCCGGGCGGTGACCCATGGTCCTTGA
- a CDS encoding glycosyltransferase family 2 protein codes for MPPPTRTAVVICCFTPQRLDDVRAARASLSHQTTPPALVIVVVDHHDDLFAVLRAELEDDTLVVRNSGRQGLSDARNTGLRAAAGADIVLFLDDDAVAETTWVERMTAPFAASDVVGVSGFAVPVWDAPGRPGWFPDEFLWVVGCSHRGLPGDGGAVRNPVGCAMAFRAEALARAGGFITELGRVGSSTAGCEETEVSLRLTAQESGSVIVLARSARVHHRVTAHRQRLAYFLRRCRGEGRSKAAVSRRHPGAATLRTERRFVVMTLLDATIRALGEGLLHLRPAAFARAGVIVIGLAATVVGYLDARIRPERRPLTAPPAMSHVHRYEAGAAG; via the coding sequence ATGCCCCCTCCCACCCGCACCGCGGTGGTCATCTGCTGCTTCACTCCGCAGCGCCTCGATGACGTCCGCGCCGCTCGCGCCTCCCTTTCCCACCAGACCACGCCGCCCGCGCTCGTCATCGTCGTGGTCGATCACCACGACGACCTCTTCGCCGTGCTGCGCGCGGAGCTCGAGGACGACACCCTCGTGGTGCGCAACTCCGGTCGCCAGGGACTGTCGGATGCGCGCAACACCGGCCTGCGGGCCGCCGCAGGTGCCGACATCGTGCTGTTCCTCGACGACGACGCCGTCGCGGAGACCACGTGGGTGGAACGGATGACGGCACCGTTCGCCGCCTCGGACGTCGTCGGCGTGAGCGGTTTCGCCGTGCCGGTCTGGGATGCTCCCGGGCGCCCCGGGTGGTTTCCCGACGAGTTCCTCTGGGTGGTCGGCTGCAGCCACCGGGGGCTCCCGGGCGACGGCGGGGCGGTGCGCAACCCCGTGGGCTGCGCGATGGCGTTCCGCGCGGAGGCCCTCGCCCGCGCGGGGGGATTCATCACCGAGCTGGGTCGGGTCGGGTCGTCGACGGCCGGATGCGAGGAGACGGAGGTCTCGCTGCGGCTGACCGCGCAGGAATCCGGCTCCGTCATCGTGCTCGCCCGGAGCGCCCGGGTCCACCACCGCGTCACCGCCCACCGTCAGCGCCTGGCCTACTTCCTGCGGCGTTGCCGCGGCGAGGGGCGCAGCAAAGCGGCCGTGTCGCGCCGGCACCCGGGCGCGGCGACGCTGCGCACCGAACGGCGATTCGTCGTCATGACCCTTCTCGACGCCACGATCCGCGCCCTCGGTGAGGGGCTGCTGCACCTCCGGCCCGCCGCCTTCGCCCGCGCCGGCGTGATCGTCATCGGGCTCGCCGCAACGGTCGTCGGGTATCTCGACGCTCGCATCCGGCCCGAACGCCGACCTCTCACGGCACCGCCCGCGATGTCGCATGTCCATCGGTACGAGGCGGGAGCGGCCGGATGA
- a CDS encoding glycosyltransferase family 2 protein: MHSETTLSVVIPTLNEARNIEHVLGLLPDTVDEVILVDGGSTDATVAIARRARPGIRVLGQTRPGKGSALATGILAATGDEIVTIDADGSMDPREIERFVAPLRAGAQYVRGSRFSRGGGSADITAVRFIGNKVLNSLANLLFGTGHSDLCYGFNAMTREAAGALRLPDPADGTRLRHWGDGFEIETLMHVRAVKAGLRVVEVPSFEASRRFGESNLSAVRDGLRCLRTLLFERFVSASVDSVVDAERRARPKVTAELVGEGE; the protein is encoded by the coding sequence GTGCACTCTGAAACAACCCTCAGCGTCGTCATCCCGACGCTGAACGAAGCCAGAAACATCGAGCACGTGTTGGGGCTCCTCCCCGACACCGTCGACGAAGTCATCCTCGTCGACGGCGGGTCGACCGACGCGACAGTCGCCATCGCCCGTCGAGCAAGGCCGGGCATCCGCGTCCTCGGTCAGACCCGGCCGGGAAAGGGCAGCGCGCTGGCCACCGGCATCCTCGCCGCCACCGGTGACGAGATCGTCACCATCGATGCCGACGGCTCGATGGACCCGCGCGAGATCGAGCGCTTCGTCGCTCCCCTGCGTGCCGGCGCCCAATACGTCCGGGGCAGCCGTTTCTCCCGCGGCGGCGGAAGCGCCGACATCACCGCCGTGCGGTTCATCGGCAATAAGGTGCTGAACTCCCTGGCGAACCTGTTGTTCGGAACCGGCCACAGCGACCTCTGCTACGGCTTCAATGCGATGACCCGCGAGGCCGCAGGGGCGCTGCGCCTCCCCGATCCGGCCGACGGCACACGTCTGCGGCATTGGGGCGACGGGTTCGAGATCGAGACGCTCATGCACGTCCGTGCCGTCAAAGCGGGCCTTCGCGTGGTGGAGGTACCGAGCTTCGAGGCCTCTCGCCGTTTCGGCGAGAGCAACCTCTCCGCTGTGCGCGACGGATTGCGGTGTCTGCGGACGCTGCTGTTCGAACGCTTCGTCAGCGCCTCCGTCGACTCGGTCGTCGATGCCGAGCGGCGCGCGCGCCCGAAGGTGACCGCCGAACTCGTAGGTGAAGGCGAATGA